One part of the Fundidesulfovibrio putealis DSM 16056 genome encodes these proteins:
- a CDS encoding Hsp20/alpha crystallin family protein yields MSEETRTEEKGLPRAKPATDIVETPDGFYIYMDIPGVSKESLIIDLNEDEIKVTGRTAYPTPDGEKLIHVEFGNGEYYRGFTLSHIVDKASIKANVKNGVLELHLPKAEKAQPRKIDIQMG; encoded by the coding sequence ATGAGCGAAGAAACCAGGACCGAGGAAAAGGGCCTGCCACGCGCCAAGCCCGCCACCGACATCGTGGAGACCCCCGACGGCTTCTACATCTATATGGATATTCCGGGCGTCTCCAAGGAATCCTTGATCATCGACCTGAACGAGGACGAGATCAAGGTGACCGGCAGGACCGCCTACCCCACGCCCGACGGCGAGAAGCTGATCCATGTGGAGTTCGGCAACGGCGAATACTACAGGGGCTTCACCCTGTCGCACATCGTGGACAAGGCCAGCATCAAGGCCAACGTGAAGAACGGCGTGCTGGAGCTGCACCTGCCCAAGGCCGAGAAAGCCCAGCCGCGAAAAATCGACATCCAGATGGGCTAG
- a CDS encoding FmdB family zinc ribbon protein has protein sequence MPLYEYQCAACANRFEELMSASATEAPACPVCGKPGAVRILSPVCGQTSDKGAATPFAPGPFPTGCTPGGFS, from the coding sequence ATGCCCCTCTATGAATACCAGTGCGCCGCGTGCGCCAACCGTTTCGAGGAACTGATGAGCGCCTCCGCCACCGAGGCCCCCGCGTGCCCAGTGTGCGGCAAGCCAGGAGCCGTGCGCATCCTGTCGCCGGTGTGCGGCCAGACCTCGGACAAGGGCGCGGCCACGCCCTTCGCCCCCGGCCCGTTCCCCACGGGGTGCACTCCGGGCGGCTTCTCCTGA
- the folD gene encoding bifunctional methylenetetrahydrofolate dehydrogenase/methenyltetrahydrofolate cyclohydrolase FolD produces the protein MQLLDGKATALSIRQNLAVDVERLKKIHGRAPHLAVVLVGDDPASQVYVRNKERGCAEAGITSSAHRIGADVTQSSLEALVRELSANDEIDGILVQAPLPRHLDLLAVQSLVDPDKDVDGFHPVNVGKLCIGLPCLMPCTPAGVMELLKHYDISCAGKKAVVIGRSNIVGKPMALLLARAEPMANATVTICHSRTPDLVGECRSADILVAAIGRPKFVTREMVKPGAVVVDVGINRTEQGLCGDVDFEAVKDLASAITPVPGGIGPMTIAMLLANTVKAYTWRMER, from the coding sequence ATGCAGCTTCTCGACGGGAAGGCCACCGCACTCTCCATCCGCCAGAACCTGGCGGTCGATGTCGAACGACTGAAAAAAATCCACGGACGCGCTCCGCATCTGGCGGTGGTCCTGGTAGGCGATGACCCCGCCTCCCAGGTCTACGTCCGCAACAAGGAGCGCGGCTGCGCCGAGGCGGGCATCACCTCCAGCGCCCACCGCATCGGCGCGGACGTCACCCAGTCCTCCCTGGAGGCGCTGGTCCGCGAACTGAGCGCCAACGACGAGATCGACGGAATCCTGGTGCAGGCCCCCCTGCCCCGCCACCTGGACCTTCTGGCCGTGCAGTCCCTGGTGGACCCCGACAAGGACGTGGACGGTTTCCACCCCGTCAACGTGGGCAAGCTGTGCATCGGGCTGCCCTGCCTGATGCCCTGCACGCCCGCCGGCGTCATGGAGCTGCTCAAGCATTACGATATTTCCTGCGCAGGCAAGAAGGCCGTGGTCATCGGACGCTCCAACATCGTGGGCAAGCCCATGGCCCTCCTGCTGGCCAGGGCGGAACCCATGGCCAACGCCACCGTGACCATCTGCCATTCGCGCACGCCCGACCTCGTGGGCGAGTGCCGCTCCGCCGACATCCTGGTGGCAGCCATCGGCAGGCCGAAGTTCGTCACCCGCGAGATGGTCAAGCCCGGAGCCGTCGTGGTGGACGTGGGCATCAACCGCACCGAGCAGGGCCTGTGCGGCGACGTGGACTTCGAGGCCGTGAAGGATCTGGCCTCGGCCATCACCCCCGTGCCCGGCGGCATCGGTCCCATGACCATCGCCATGCTTCTGGCCAACACCGTGAAGGCCTACACCTGGCGCATGGAGCGCTGA
- a CDS encoding Hsp20/alpha crystallin family protein — translation MVIDFSPFFGQQTPLDRIFEAFWSPSMSISQRPYAYPPVNISEDQENITVRCELPGMDISEIDLTLTESSLVVKGERQPAKGKYYRQERPTGAFQRVVNIHSPIDRERVSAKMKDGLLEVVIPKSESSKPKKISIDIA, via the coding sequence ATGGTCATCGACTTCAGTCCGTTCTTCGGACAGCAGACACCGCTCGACCGGATCTTCGAGGCTTTCTGGTCGCCTTCCATGTCCATCTCCCAGCGCCCCTACGCCTATCCTCCCGTGAACATCTCCGAGGATCAGGAGAACATCACCGTGCGCTGCGAACTTCCAGGCATGGACATCTCCGAGATCGACCTGACGCTCACCGAGTCGTCGCTGGTGGTCAAGGGCGAACGCCAGCCCGCCAAGGGCAAGTACTACCGCCAGGAGCGCCCCACCGGCGCGTTCCAGCGGGTGGTGAACATCCACTCCCCCATCGACCGCGAACGCGTGAGCGCCAAGATGAAGGACGGCCTGCTGGAAGTGGTGATTCCCAAGTCCGAGTCGTCCAAGCCCAAGAAAATCTCCATCGACATCGCCTGA
- a CDS encoding type II toxin-antitoxin system HicB family antitoxin encodes MSTSAYHVVLTRNEVGYFAHCPSVNGCHGLGETPEEALAGFKASLEFYVQTLPDAQGRDLLKSVNLGLHPEGLSGQFAQAR; translated from the coding sequence ATGAGCACCAGTGCGTACCACGTCGTCCTGACCAGAAACGAAGTCGGATATTTTGCCCATTGTCCCAGCGTGAACGGCTGCCATGGACTGGGCGAAACCCCCGAAGAAGCCCTGGCCGGTTTCAAGGCGTCCCTGGAATTCTACGTCCAGACCCTGCCGGACGCCCAGGGCCGCGACTTGCTGAAAAGCGTGAACCTGGGCTTGCACCCCGAAGGCCTCTCCGGCCAGTTCGCCCAGGCGCGCTGA
- a CDS encoding ABC transporter substrate-binding protein — translation MRRSHKFRGQPPSRHSRPVQGIAPALRRLARAGSFTFLLALSCLLCLHPAQASNSQSSSHGQTSLIRLQLKWKHQFQFAGYYAAIEKGFFAREGLRVELLEGVPGFTPSERLFTGQAEYAVDSTAILLQRQKGRKVVALAAIFQHSPNIVMTRRDSGLTTPQSLMGKRIMFTDPTDPECHAMLANEGVFPKDYTVLPHTWSIDALVNGTVDAMSAYLTNEPFLMEQRGVAPGVIFPNQYAVDFYGDCLTTSEAEITEHPRRVEAFLRAVNDGWRYAMANPEEIANLILARYPTSKSRQELLFEAEAMRKLILPDMVEIGHMNPSRWKHIAQTYERLGMLPADFNMEGLLYPEFKQAREERDRLTVNIFLAATGAMAVLAAAGGVVLLVFNKRLSRMVAERTRELEQSRDFFQNVINSTSDPIFVKDAEHRYVLTNDSTALLFGRKPQDVVGLTDFDIFPQEHALAIRVKDEAVRDSGREDLFEECLPDSTGAMRNFLTRKTPYTDSSGRAFILGVVRDITEFKRMQDMVVQAEKMMSLGGLAAGMAHEINNPLGIVMQSAQNLHRRLFESLDANRQAAEELGLDRDAMTAYMRQRGILDAVSDIREAGQRAAAIVKNMLEFSRKSESGKEPCDLAAITENVLGIVSSDYDLAKRYDFKKIDIRKDYSPQSFPVPCSRTKIGQVILNILKNAVQAMSANTQAAAPRLSIRIRPEGDFMRLDLEDNGPGMDEAVRKRIFEPFFTTKGTGEGTGLGMFVSYSIVSEHHGGQLLVDSAPGQGTTFSILLPREPAA, via the coding sequence ATGAGACGCTCTCACAAGTTCCGGGGACAACCTCCATCGCGACACTCCCGGCCTGTTCAGGGGATCGCTCCGGCCCTGCGGCGTCTGGCGCGCGCCGGTTCGTTCACGTTCCTGCTGGCCTTGTCCTGTCTGCTCTGCCTGCACCCGGCGCAGGCTTCCAATTCTCAAAGCTCCTCCCACGGCCAGACGTCTCTGATCCGACTGCAACTGAAGTGGAAGCATCAGTTCCAGTTCGCCGGGTATTACGCCGCCATCGAAAAGGGTTTCTTTGCCAGGGAGGGCCTGCGCGTCGAGCTGCTCGAAGGCGTTCCCGGCTTCACGCCCTCCGAGCGCCTGTTCACCGGACAGGCCGAGTACGCGGTGGATTCCACGGCCATACTCCTCCAGCGCCAGAAAGGCCGGAAAGTGGTGGCTCTGGCGGCCATATTCCAGCACTCCCCCAACATCGTCATGACCCGGCGCGACAGCGGCCTCACCACGCCGCAATCCCTGATGGGCAAGCGCATCATGTTCACCGACCCCACAGACCCCGAATGCCACGCCATGCTGGCCAACGAGGGCGTCTTCCCCAAGGACTACACCGTGCTCCCCCATACCTGGAGCATCGACGCCCTAGTGAACGGCACAGTGGACGCCATGTCCGCCTACCTCACCAACGAACCGTTCCTCATGGAACAGCGCGGGGTCGCTCCAGGCGTCATCTTCCCCAACCAGTATGCAGTTGACTTCTACGGGGATTGCCTGACCACGTCCGAGGCCGAAATAACCGAGCATCCGCGCAGGGTCGAAGCCTTCCTGCGCGCCGTGAACGACGGCTGGCGCTATGCCATGGCCAACCCCGAGGAGATCGCGAACCTGATCCTGGCGCGCTATCCCACCTCGAAATCCCGCCAGGAACTGCTGTTCGAGGCCGAGGCCATGCGCAAGCTGATTCTTCCCGACATGGTGGAGATCGGGCACATGAACCCGTCGCGCTGGAAACACATCGCGCAGACCTACGAACGCCTGGGCATGCTCCCCGCCGATTTCAACATGGAGGGGCTTCTGTATCCCGAATTCAAGCAGGCCAGGGAGGAGCGCGACCGGCTTACCGTGAACATCTTCCTGGCGGCCACCGGCGCGATGGCGGTGCTCGCGGCCGCGGGCGGCGTGGTCCTGCTGGTCTTCAACAAGCGCCTGAGCCGCATGGTCGCCGAGCGCACCCGGGAACTGGAACAGTCCCGCGATTTTTTCCAGAACGTCATCAACAGCACCTCCGACCCCATTTTCGTGAAGGACGCGGAGCACCGCTACGTGCTGACCAACGACTCGACCGCGCTGTTGTTCGGCAGGAAACCCCAGGACGTCGTCGGGCTCACGGACTTCGATATCTTCCCGCAGGAACACGCCCTAGCCATCAGGGTGAAGGACGAGGCCGTCAGGGACAGCGGGCGCGAAGACCTCTTCGAGGAATGCCTGCCCGACAGCACCGGAGCTATGCGCAACTTCCTGACCAGGAAAACCCCCTACACCGACAGCTCCGGCAGGGCCTTCATCCTCGGCGTGGTCCGCGACATCACGGAATTCAAGCGCATGCAGGACATGGTGGTCCAGGCCGAAAAGATGATGTCGCTTGGCGGGCTGGCCGCCGGAATGGCCCACGAGATCAACAATCCGCTGGGCATCGTCATGCAGTCCGCCCAGAACCTGCATCGCCGCCTCTTCGAAAGCCTGGACGCCAACCGGCAGGCCGCCGAAGAGCTGGGCCTGGATCGCGACGCCATGACGGCCTACATGCGCCAAAGGGGCATCCTGGACGCGGTAAGCGACATCCGGGAGGCCGGGCAGCGGGCTGCGGCCATCGTCAAGAACATGCTGGAGTTCAGCCGCAAGAGCGAATCAGGGAAAGAGCCATGCGACCTCGCGGCCATCACCGAGAACGTCCTGGGCATCGTCTCCAGCGACTACGACCTCGCCAAGCGCTATGATTTCAAAAAGATCGACATCAGGAAGGACTATTCCCCGCAATCCTTCCCGGTGCCCTGCTCGCGCACCAAGATCGGACAGGTCATCCTGAACATCCTCAAGAACGCCGTGCAGGCCATGTCCGCAAACACGCAGGCCGCCGCGCCCAGGCTGTCCATACGGATACGGCCGGAAGGCGATTTCATGCGACTGGACCTGGAGGACAACGGCCCCGGCATGGACGAAGCCGTGCGCAAGCGCATCTTCGAGCCGTTCTTTACCACCAAGGGCACGGGCGAAGGCACGGGACTTGGCATGTTCGTGTCCTACAGCATCGTCAGCGAACACCACGGCGGACAACTGCTGGTGGATTCAGCCCCCGGCCAGGGGACCACCTTCTCCATCCTGCTGCCGCGCGAACCCGCCGCCTAG
- a CDS encoding Hsp20/alpha crystallin family protein encodes MLEQLFPALRRSDPAGRFPSPFEAMERMMREPFSGFANMKDITPSVDVKETGGEVLVSAELPGVDPKDVELTLDNGVLTIQGHKTETNEQKDGETVLAREIRYGSFTRSLAMPAGVLADKASASFDKGVLKITIPKSEDAKPTRVPIES; translated from the coding sequence ATGTTGGAACAACTCTTCCCCGCACTGCGCAGAAGCGACCCGGCCGGAAGGTTCCCATCCCCCTTCGAGGCCATGGAACGCATGATGCGCGAACCCTTTTCGGGTTTTGCGAACATGAAGGACATCACTCCCTCGGTGGACGTCAAGGAGACCGGGGGCGAGGTGCTGGTGAGCGCCGAACTGCCCGGCGTGGACCCCAAGGACGTGGAGCTGACCCTGGACAACGGCGTGCTGACCATCCAGGGCCACAAAACAGAGACCAACGAGCAGAAGGACGGCGAGACCGTGCTCGCGAGGGAGATCCGCTACGGCAGCTTCACGCGCTCCCTGGCCATGCCCGCCGGGGTGCTGGCCGACAAGGCGTCCGCCAGCTTCGACAAGGGCGTCCTGAAGATCACCATCCCCAAGTCCGAGGACGCCAAACCCACGCGCGTGCCCATCGAAAGTTAG
- the htpG gene encoding molecular chaperone HtpG, which translates to MSESEKVTKREFKADIVKLLDIITHSVYTNKEIFLRELISNASDALEKLRFKQSSGVAVADAELPLEIRITTDKENGVLTIADSGIGMSEIELVENIGSIAHSGSEDFLKALGSDASKASSIIGRFGVGFYSVFMVARQVVLTTKSAEPEEAAWVWVSDGLGGYELILAEGEVTRGSSLEIHLKDDAKEYADPAVIKDIINRHSHFISFPILVDGERVNTVPAVWREPKTSVTAEQYKEFYTFLTHDPEAPIETVHMNVDAPVQFSALVFVPAKSEEFLGFQKLERGLDLYVRRVLIAKDATELLPEYLRFCRGVVDTEDLPLNLSRETLQQNAMLRRIAQAVTKEILSRLRKKAAADPEGYAALWKEHAKIFKLGYSDFLNREAYSELLRFDSSALDGPDKLTSLADYVTRAKDGQKTVYYLSGTSREALDMNPHLEIFRRKGIEVLYLYEPVDEFVLESIGDFKEFAFKSAEQAQAKDLASFDDAPDAGEAPAALTPEETTLFEGLLARMKEVLGDRIKDVRGSQRLKSSPSCLVAADGQMSSQMQRLMRMMNKDESAPEKIMELNPDHALTRNLIAIYGADPKDPFIDQATEQLYESALLLEGYLSDPHKMVGRINSILEQASGWYAGLKKGS; encoded by the coding sequence ATGTCCGAAAGCGAGAAGGTCACGAAGCGCGAGTTCAAGGCCGACATCGTCAAATTGCTCGATATCATTACGCATTCTGTCTACACCAATAAGGAGATCTTCCTTCGCGAGCTGATCTCCAACGCCTCCGACGCCCTGGAGAAGCTGCGCTTCAAGCAGAGCAGCGGCGTCGCCGTGGCCGATGCCGAGCTTCCCTTGGAAATCCGTATCACCACGGACAAGGAAAACGGCGTGCTGACCATCGCCGACTCCGGCATCGGCATGTCCGAGATCGAGCTGGTGGAGAACATCGGCTCCATCGCCCACTCCGGCTCCGAGGACTTCCTGAAGGCCCTGGGCTCCGACGCCTCCAAGGCCAGCTCCATCATCGGGCGCTTCGGCGTGGGCTTCTACTCGGTGTTCATGGTGGCGCGCCAGGTGGTGCTGACCACCAAGTCCGCCGAGCCCGAGGAGGCGGCCTGGGTCTGGGTGTCCGACGGCCTGGGCGGCTATGAGCTGATCCTGGCCGAGGGCGAGGTGACGCGCGGCTCCTCCCTGGAAATCCACCTGAAGGACGACGCCAAGGAATACGCCGATCCGGCGGTCATCAAGGACATCATCAACCGCCACTCCCACTTCATCTCGTTTCCCATCCTGGTGGACGGCGAGCGGGTGAACACCGTCCCGGCGGTGTGGCGCGAGCCCAAGACCTCCGTGACCGCCGAGCAGTACAAGGAGTTCTACACCTTCCTGACCCACGACCCCGAGGCTCCCATCGAGACCGTCCACATGAACGTGGACGCGCCGGTGCAGTTCTCGGCCCTGGTGTTCGTGCCCGCCAAGTCCGAAGAGTTCCTGGGCTTCCAGAAGCTCGAGCGCGGCCTGGACCTGTACGTGCGCCGGGTGCTCATAGCCAAGGACGCAACCGAGCTCCTGCCCGAGTACCTGCGCTTCTGCCGGGGCGTGGTGGACACCGAGGACCTGCCGCTGAACTTAAGCCGCGAGACCTTGCAGCAGAACGCCATGCTGCGCCGCATCGCCCAGGCCGTCACCAAGGAGATCCTCTCGCGGCTTCGCAAGAAGGCCGCCGCCGATCCCGAAGGCTACGCGGCCCTGTGGAAGGAGCACGCCAAGATCTTCAAGCTGGGCTACTCCGACTTCCTGAACCGCGAGGCCTACTCCGAACTGCTGCGCTTTGATTCCTCGGCCCTGGACGGCCCGGACAAGCTGACCAGCCTGGCCGATTACGTCACCCGCGCGAAAGATGGCCAGAAGACCGTCTACTATCTCTCGGGCACAAGCCGCGAGGCCCTGGACATGAACCCCCACCTGGAAATCTTCCGGCGCAAGGGCATCGAGGTACTCTACCTGTACGAGCCTGTGGACGAGTTCGTGCTGGAATCCATCGGCGACTTCAAGGAGTTCGCCTTCAAGTCCGCCGAGCAGGCCCAGGCCAAGGACCTGGCCAGCTTCGACGACGCCCCGGACGCGGGCGAGGCTCCGGCAGCGCTCACGCCCGAAGAGACCACCCTGTTCGAGGGGCTCCTGGCCCGCATGAAGGAAGTGCTGGGGGATCGCATCAAGGACGTGCGCGGTTCGCAGCGCCTGAAATCCAGCCCCTCCTGCCTGGTGGCCGCCGACGGGCAGATGAGCTCCCAGATGCAGCGACTCATGCGCATGATGAACAAGGACGAGTCGGCCCCCGAGAAGATCATGGAGCTGAACCCGGACCACGCCCTGACCAGGAACCTCATCGCCATCTACGGCGCCGATCCCAAGGACCCGTTCATCGATCAGGCCACGGAGCAGCTCTACGAGTCGGCGCTCTTGCTGGAGGGCTACCTGTCCGACCCCCACAAGATGGTGGGGCGCATAAACTCCATCCTGGAGCAGGCCAGCGGCTGGTACGCGGGCTTGAAGAAGGGGAGCTAG
- a CDS encoding type II toxin-antitoxin system HicA family toxin, producing MNSRDVIQALEAEGWKHVRTTGSHWHFKHGTRPGIVTVPHPKKDLPLGTIRSVEKQSGVNLRGSRF from the coding sequence ATGAATAGCAGGGACGTGATCCAGGCACTTGAAGCCGAGGGTTGGAAGCATGTGCGCACCACCGGGAGCCATTGGCACTTCAAGCACGGCACCCGCCCGGGGATCGTCACTGTGCCCCACCCGAAAAAGGACCTGCCCCTGGGCACGATCAGAAGCGTTGAAAAACAGTCGGGGGTAAATCTGCGCGGGTCGCGATTTTGA
- a CDS encoding YbhB/YbcL family Raf kinase inhibitor-like protein, translating to MARVFHTFATAALVLLLWSGAGLAASLTVASPAFKDGDRMPRSAGCEGGDHSPPLSISGAPAETKTLAILMTEQDSPRSVIALWMAYNLPGNLANLPENQPRTRQMKGEGLQLPGPGGRMGYTGPCPPSGLTRRYVIEVFALDASLDLPENATKQEFLLAVEGHILARGKLFGKFKK from the coding sequence ATGGCACGAGTTTTCCACACATTCGCCACTGCGGCCCTGGTCCTGCTCCTCTGGAGCGGGGCCGGGCTTGCGGCCAGCCTCACCGTGGCAAGCCCGGCCTTCAAGGACGGCGACAGGATGCCCCGGTCGGCTGGATGCGAGGGAGGGGACCACTCCCCGCCCCTCAGCATAAGCGGAGCTCCGGCGGAGACGAAGACACTGGCCATCCTCATGACCGAGCAGGATTCCCCGCGATCGGTCATAGCGTTGTGGATGGCCTACAACCTCCCCGGAAACCTCGCCAACCTTCCGGAGAACCAACCCCGCACCCGCCAGATGAAAGGCGAGGGACTGCAACTGCCGGGACCCGGCGGCAGGATGGGCTACACCGGCCCCTGCCCGCCCTCGGGACTCACGCGCCGCTACGTCATAGAAGTGTTCGCCCTGGACGCCTCCCTGGATCTGCCCGAAAACGCCACCAAGCAGGAGTTCCTGCTGGCCGTGGAGGGACACATCCTGGCCAGGGGCAAACTGTTCGGCAAATTCAAGAAGTAG